Proteins co-encoded in one Sus scrofa isolate TJ Tabasco breed Duroc chromosome 14, Sscrofa11.1, whole genome shotgun sequence genomic window:
- the SCARF2 gene encoding scavenger receptor class F member 2 has translation MEGAGPRGAGPARRRGAGGPPPRLLPPPPLLLLLWLLPGPAAPQELSPRGRNVCRAPGSQELTCCIGWRQQGDECGIAVCEGNSTCSENEVCVRPGECRCRHGYFGANCDTKCPRQFWGPDCKELCVCHPHGQCEDVTGQCTCHARRWGARCEHACQCQHGACHPRSGACRCEPGWWGAQCASACYCSATSRCDPQTGACLCHSGWWGRSCNNQCACNSSPCEQQSGRCQCRERTFGARCERYCQCFRGRCHPVDGTCSCEPGYRGKYCREPCPAGFYGLGCRRRCGQCKGQQPCTVAEGRCLTCEPGWNGTKCDQPCSTGFYGEGCGHRCPPCRDGHSCNHVTGKCTRCNAGWIGDRCETKCSNGTYGEDCAFVCADCGSGHCDFQSGRCLCSPGVHGPHCNLTCPPGLHGVDCAQACSCHEDSCDPVTGACRLETNQRKGVMGAGALLALLLGLLLSLLGCCCACRGKDPARGELTFGRKKAPQRLCGRFSRISMKLPRIPLRRQKLPKVVVAHHDLDNTLNCSFLEPPSGLEQPSPSWSSRASFSSFDTTDEGPVYCVPHEEAATESRDAEAPTAPASAETLAQSPAPVATPAPAEEATPLPASSDSERSASSGDGPGGALYARVARREARPARVRGEARGLSLSPSPERRKPPPPDPATKPKVSWIHGKHGAAAAARAPSPLPAGPEAAPSPSKRKRTPSDTSARPEEPGSPRARDPTPRHPGLAEEGPALASPSPPRARARGRGPGLPEPTDAGGPPRSAPEAASMLAAELRDKTRSLGRAEGALGTQVPREKPAPPQKAKRSVPPASPARAPPAPEAPGPEKAAAGAPGTDTPRKKTPIQKPPRKKSREVVGEPGRAGAPTL, from the exons ATGGAGGGCGCAGGGCCCCGGGGGGCCGGGCCGGCGCGGCGCCGGGGAGCCGGGGGGCCGCCGCCGCGGTTGCTGCCGCCGCCACCGCTGCTACTGCTGCTCTGGCTGTTGCCCGGCCCCGCGGCGCCCCAGGAGCTGAGCCCGCGCGGCCGCAACGTGTGCCGCGCGCCCGG CTCCCAGGAGCTCACTTGCTGCATCGGCTGGAGGCAGCAAGGGGACGAGTGTGGGATCG CGGTGTGCGAAGGCAACTCCACGTGCTCGGAGAACGAGGTGTGCGTGCGGCCGGGCGAGTGCCGCTGCCGCCATGGCTACTTCGGGGCCAACTGCGACACCA AGTGCCCGCGCCAGTTCTGGGGTCCCGACTGCAAGGAGCTGTGTGTTTGCCACCCGCACGGGCAGTGCGAGGACGTGACGGGACAGTGTACGTGTCACGCGCGGCGCTGGGGCGCACGCTGCGAGCATGCGTGCCAGTGCCAGCACGGCGCGTGCCATCCGCGGAGCGGCGCGTGTCGCTGCGAGCCTGGCTGGTGGGGCGCACAGTGCGCCAGCGCGTGCTACTGCAGTGCCACGTCGCGCTGCGACCCACAGACGGGCGCGTGCCTGTGCCACTCAGGCTGGTGGGGCCGCAGCTGCAACAATCAGTGCGCCTGCAACTCGTCGCCGTGCGAGCAACAAAGCGGCCGCTGCCAGTGCCGCGAGCGCACGTTCGGCGCGCGCTGCGAGCGCTATTGCCAGTGCTTCCGTGGCCGCTGCCACCCGGTGGACGGCACGTGCTCGTGTGAGCCCGGCTACCGGGGCAAGTACTGCCGCGAGCCGTGCCCTGCTGGCTTCTACGGCCTGGGCTGCCGCCGCCG ATGCGGTCAGTGTAAGGGCCAGCAGCCATGCACGGTGGCGGAGGGCCGCTGCCTGACTTGCGAGCCCGGCTGGAACGGCACCAAATGCGACCAGCCGTGCTCCACTGGCTTCTACGGCGAAGGCTGCGGCCATCGCTGCCCGCCGTGTCGCGATGGACACTCCTGCAACCACGTCACTGGCAAGTGCACGCGCTGCAACGCGGGCTGGATCGGTGACCG GTGTGAGACCAAGTGCAGCAATGGCACTTACGGCGAGGACTGCGCGTTCGTGTGCGCCGACTGTGGCAGCGGCCACTGCGACTTCCAGTCGGGACGTTGTCTGTGCAGCCCGGGCGTCCACGGGCCCCA CTGTAACCTGACGTGCCCACCGGGACTCCACGGCGTGGACTGCgcccaggcctgcagctgccacgAGGACTCTTGCGACCCGGTCACCGGTGCCTGCCGCCTCG AGACCAACCAGCGCAAGGGCGTGATGGGTGCAGGAGCGCTGCTCGCCCTGCTCCTCGGCCTGCTGCTTTCGCTGCTCGGCTGCTGCTGCGCCTGCCGCGGCAAGGACCCGGCGCGCGG GGAGCTCACGTTTGGGAGAAAGAAGGCGCCGCAGCGCCTGTGCGGGCGCTTCAGCCGCATCAGCATGAAGTTGCCCCGGATCCCGCTCCGCAGGCAGAAGCTGCCCAAAGTCGTAG tgGCCCATCACGACCTGGATAACACACTCAACTGCAGCTTCCTGGAGCCACCCTCCGGGCTGGAGCAGCCCTCGCCATCATGGTCCTCCCgggcctccttttcctcctttgacACCACGGATGAAGGCCCTGTGTACTGCGTTCCCCACGAGG AGGCGGCAACGGAGAGCCGGGACGCAGAGGCCCCCACCGCCCCTGCCTCCGCTGAGACGCTGGCGCAGTCCCCTGCGCCGGTGGCCACGCCGGCGCCCGCGGAGGAGGCGACGCCCCTCCCTGCGTCCTCCGACAGTGAGCGGTCGGCGTCAAGCGGGGACGGGCCGGGAGGGGCGCTGTATGCGCGCGTGGCCCGGCGCGAGGCCCGGCCGGCCCGGGTCCGGGGCGAGGCCCGAGGCTTGTCGCTTTCGCCATCGCCCGAGCGCAGGAAGCCGCCGCCACCCGACCCCGCCACCAAGCCCAAGGTGTCCTGGATCCATGGCAAGCAcggcgccgccgccgcggccCGTGCGCCCTCGCCGCTCCCCGCGGGCCCCGAGGCCGCGCCCAGCCCCAGCAAGAGAAAACGGACGCCCAGCGACACATCAGCGCGGCCAGAGGAGCCCGGCAGCCCCAGGGCCCGCGACCCGACGCCGCGGCACCCGGGGCTGGCTGAGGAGGGGCCGGCCCTCGCCTCGCCCTCGCCGCCCCGGGCTCGGGCACGGGGCCGCGGCCCCGGCCTCCCAGAGCCAACGGACGCTGGCGGTCCCCCGCGCAGCGCGCCCGAGGCCGCCTCCATGCTGGCCGCCGAGCTACGTGATAAGACTCGCAGCCTAGGCCGCGCCGAGGGGGCCTTAGGCACGCAGGTCCCCCGAGAGAAGCCCGCGCCGCCGCAAAAGGCCAAGCGCTCGGTGCCTCCTGCCTCGCCGGCGCGCGCGCCCCCTGCTCCTGAGGCCCCAGGGCCGGAGAAGGCGGCGGCTGGCGCTCCTGGAACCGATACCCCTCGAAAGAAGACCCCCATCCAGAAGCCGCCGCGCAAGAAGAGCCGGGAGGTGGTGGGCGAGCCAGGCCGGGCAGGCGCACCCACCCTGTAG